The nucleotide window CCTGCGGAACGCTGATCGGCGCTAAATCGCCCAGCGGCGAAATCACCACGCGCTCGCAAATCCCTCCCAGCCGAGCCGCGGCCGCTAAATGCCCAATCTGGTGGATCAGAAGGCTCGCAAACCAAATCACGATCGCCAGCAAGCCGTAGCCGACCAACTCCTGCTCGGGCGTTGCGCGCGAGGCGACATACATGATCGTCATCGCCACCGCCAGGCAACTGGCGTGCAATCGAACGGGCACGCCGAGCCAGCGGCCCAGATTCAATGTCCAACTGGAAGCATCGCGCATGGAAAGCAGTCCGTGCGGCAGAGGAAGTGGCGCTGGGATGCGAACGAAAACTCGATTTTTGTAGGATTCCGCCCCGGCCTTCGTGCGCTCGCCCGCACCGCTTGCCAAACCATCACGGGACGGAATCCTCAGCGTCCTATTCTACCAACCGGAAATTTACTAGCAAATCGCGGACCGGCGGCCACGCTAGCATCGCCTCTCGGCTGCTGCTTCGGCCGATACTATGAGGCCCGGCCAATGCTACAATGCGGCCGACCCTTAAAAAGCGATTCCGCAAGGAAACGAAGTCATGCGGCCTGAACCCGAGTTGTTGCTGGAGACGCGGCGATTTCGCGTCGTGCGGCATGCGCAGCCGCTGGCCGACGGAACGATCCACCATCGCGAAGCGGTCGTGCATCCGGGGGCGGTGGTGATCGTCGGTCTGATCGAGCCGCGGCAGGTTGTGCTGATTCGCAACTATCGAATCGCGGTGGATGAAGAATTGCTCGAATTGCCGGCCGGCACGATCGATCCCGGTGAGGACCCGCTCGAAACGGCCCGCCGCGAATTGGCGGAAGAGACCGGCTATCGGGCGGACGCGTTCCGCCGCCTGACCGATTTCTGGGTTTCGCCCGGAATTCTCAGCGAGCGGATGCATCTGTTTCTGGCGACCGGCTTAAGGCCTGGCCCGGCAGCCCCGGAAAAAGGGGAGCAGATCCGGCCGCTCGTGGCCGATTGGGACGAAGCCCTGGCAATGATCGACCAACAGAAAATCCGCGACGCCAAAACACTCGCCGGACTGCTCTATTACGACCGGCTGCTACGGCTCGGTTCAGGCGCAAGTTAGTGTAGTGTCTGCGAGATCGCGAACACGCCTCGCCGGCTTCCTTTCTCACCACTGAGTCACAGAGAACGCCGAGACGACAAGACCGACCCCACGGCTCATATGCTTCACAGCCTGCGTCGGGGGTGATGTTCTCGCTGTTCTCGGTGGCTCTGTGGCTCTGTGGCTCTGTGGTTAGCCATTTTCGATGTTGCCGGCGTCAATGTGTGCCCGCGAATGGGATCTCATTCAAATGAACGCCGAGCGTGGCGAGCGACACCTTTTCCAATTCCGCGGGGTCGCCTTGCAAATGGATCGTGCGGTGGAGATGGTCGATGAAATGGCCGGGGACCAGTTCGGCGGCGGGCGAAGACGTTTCCAGTTCGTAGAAATGGCCAAGCTGTTTGCCGCCGCTCGGCGGCGGACCGTCGTTGTAGCTGTTCACCACGTCGCCGGCATACGGATGCTCTTGAATCTTCCAGGCTGAATTGACGTAGTCGGTGTCGTCGCTTGGCAGACTGTATTGGATCAGCGTCAGCACGTGGTTAGCTGCGTCGTAGCTGCCGAAGGTCGGCTTGGCCCGGCGCGGACTGATGCCGATCTTGCTGCGGTACTTTGCATCGGCCTTGAAATAGACGACGTTGTCTTGCAGCTTCAAGCGATCGGGCGGCACTTGGCCGAAATAATCCGACGTTACAGGTGTGCCGAGTTCCGCA belongs to Pirellulales bacterium and includes:
- a CDS encoding NUDIX hydrolase, producing MRPEPELLLETRRFRVVRHAQPLADGTIHHREAVVHPGAVVIVGLIEPRQVVLIRNYRIAVDEELLELPAGTIDPGEDPLETARRELAEETGYRADAFRRLTDFWVSPGILSERMHLFLATGLRPGPAAPEKGEQIRPLVADWDEALAMIDQQKIRDAKTLAGLLYYDRLLRLGSGAS